The following are encoded together in the Bacteroidia bacterium genome:
- a CDS encoding tetratricopeptide repeat protein → MNEYKWGKIFLFVGIFVVQGYAQDKAKALFEESIRIIDTATVKLPRTKLTEIYKQIRTKYPESDYAIFCKAWLKESKKIRDQINDYTAFINKKPEIGLSLAYAYRADLYIEIKEYQKALADLDKAVQLKPDFYFAYWRRGIAYIRMEAYEKAIEDLTQAIKINPKFTGAYCDRGDAYLRLGQTKLAFKDYEKAIQLSPNMTFPYNYRAMAYVELENYKAALLDLNRVLSINKNNHNAYYYRGVCYYDMGEYDKAADDFTMAIQLYPDKPIYYVNRAENFMILKKYQNAIIDAETAYAFDNEDSNPLVIKALAEKKNHNFEEALNTVKKAIEINVTVDSKIRKKIQEANEMGVK, encoded by the coding sequence ATGAACGAATATAAATGGGGAAAAATTTTTCTTTTTGTTGGGATATTTGTTGTACAAGGATACGCACAGGATAAAGCGAAAGCCTTATTTGAAGAGAGCATCAGAATAATAGACACAGCTACTGTTAAACTACCTCGCACAAAATTAACAGAAATTTACAAACAAATAAGGACAAAATATCCTGAAAGTGATTATGCCATTTTTTGTAAAGCTTGGTTAAAAGAGTCCAAAAAAATTCGCGACCAAATCAATGACTATACGGCATTTATCAACAAAAAACCTGAAATAGGATTAAGTTTAGCATACGCTTATCGTGCAGACTTGTACATTGAGATAAAAGAATATCAAAAAGCTTTAGCGGATTTAGACAAAGCCGTTCAGCTTAAACCTGACTTTTATTTTGCCTATTGGCGCAGAGGAATTGCTTACATTCGCATGGAAGCTTATGAAAAAGCAATTGAAGATTTAACTCAAGCCATTAAAATAAATCCTAAATTCACAGGTGCATACTGCGATAGAGGGGACGCATACTTGCGCTTGGGACAAACTAAGCTTGCTTTCAAAGATTATGAAAAAGCTATTCAACTTTCTCCAAATATGACTTTCCCTTATAACTACCGCGCTATGGCTTATGTAGAGTTAGAAAATTACAAAGCTGCTTTGCTTGACCTCAATCGTGTGCTAAGCATTAACAAAAATAATCATAATGCTTATTACTACAGAGGAGTTTGCTATTATGACATGGGCGAGTATGATAAAGCCGCAGATGACTTTACAATGGCTATCCAACTATATCCCGATAAGCCTATTTACTATGTTAATAGAGCAGAGAATTTTATGATTCTTAAAAAATACCAAAATGCAATTATAGATGCTGAAACTGCATACGCTTTTGACAACGAAGATTCAAATCCTCTTGTAATCAAGGCTTTGGCAGAGAAAAAAAATCATAACTTTGAAGAAGCACTAAATACAGTTAAAAAAGCTATTGAAATTAACGTTACTGTAGATAGCAAAATTAGAAAAAAAATTCAGGAAGCAAACGAAATGGGCGTTAAATAG
- the nth gene encoding endonuclease III, producing the protein MNIEERYEKVLSTLSEKYPAAQTELQYQNPYQLLVAVILSAQCTDKRVNQVTPAFFAAFPDAYTLSQQTPETVLPYIKSISYPNNKAKHLVNMSRILVEKHQGKVPISFQELVALPGVGRKTANVILSVLYEQPAMAVDTHVFRVSNRIGLVKAKNVLQAERQLVKYIPQEMIPKAHHWLILHGRYICTARKPKCEQCCVSAFCEYYSNLQTTDLE; encoded by the coding sequence ATGAACATTGAGGAACGGTACGAGAAAGTCCTATCTACGTTATCGGAGAAATATCCAGCAGCTCAAACCGAGTTGCAGTATCAAAATCCTTATCAATTGTTGGTAGCGGTTATTTTATCTGCTCAATGTACAGACAAAAGAGTAAATCAAGTTACGCCTGCTTTCTTCGCAGCTTTTCCTGATGCATATACTCTATCTCAACAAACCCCTGAAACTGTTCTTCCCTACATAAAAAGTATTTCTTATCCCAACAATAAAGCTAAGCATTTAGTCAACATGAGCAGAATACTTGTAGAGAAGCATCAAGGGAAGGTACCTATTTCATTTCAAGAGTTAGTAGCTTTACCTGGTGTAGGTCGTAAAACGGCGAATGTTATTTTATCTGTTTTATACGAACAACCTGCTATGGCAGTCGATACGCACGTGTTTAGAGTATCTAACCGAATTGGATTGGTAAAAGCTAAAAATGTTCTTCAAGCCGAGCGGCAGCTTGTTAAGTATATTCCGCAAGAAATGATACCTAAAGCGCACCATTGGCTTATTTTACATGGTAGGTATATCTGTACAGCCCGCAAGCCTAAATGTGAGCAGTGTTGCGTTAGTGCT
- a CDS encoding TauD/TfdA family dioxygenase — protein sequence MYPNVANISETLAKIGYLYIPKVPVQSLEEILDMLGRVIFVTDVKVKPESKALVTSAKALRFHTDHSRAKYILWYCIEQCSQGGETLLLDANEVFEQLEIEHQNSLARIHLYEHKVFEDDPESHPLILYQNGKRLFYYSFWLLNEEDKNNPALIAFEQAIQKANPVRFKLQPSDVLVIDNQRILHARTQIGGDRKRWLKRYWIS from the coding sequence ATGTACCCAAACGTAGCAAACATTTCAGAGACTTTGGCAAAAATAGGATACCTGTATATTCCCAAAGTACCTGTTCAAAGCTTGGAAGAAATTCTAGACATGTTAGGTAGGGTGATATTCGTTACTGATGTGAAAGTTAAGCCCGAGAGTAAAGCGTTAGTAACTTCTGCCAAAGCCTTAAGATTTCACACTGACCACTCCCGAGCAAAATACATTCTCTGGTACTGTATAGAACAGTGTAGCCAAGGCGGTGAGACACTACTTTTAGATGCAAATGAAGTTTTTGAGCAGCTAGAAATAGAGCATCAAAATTCTTTGGCGAGAATACATTTGTACGAACATAAAGTTTTTGAAGATGATCCCGAATCTCACCCTTTAATTTTGTATCAAAATGGAAAACGCTTATTTTATTACTCCTTTTGGCTACTTAACGAAGAGGACAAAAATAATCCTGCCTTGATAGCCTTTGAGCAAGCTATTCAAAAAGCTAATCCTGTTCGATTCAAGTTACAGCCAAGTGATGTTTTAGTTATTGATAATCAAAGAATTTTACATGCCAGGACGCAAATTGGAGGAGATAGAAAACGTTGGCTAAAAAGATATTGGATTAGCTAA